Within Vicia villosa cultivar HV-30 ecotype Madison, WI linkage group LG1, Vvil1.0, whole genome shotgun sequence, the genomic segment cctgctcatcttcagagtctgaatcatcttctgactcatcccaggttgccataagacctttcttcttatgaaacttcttcttgggattttccttctgaagttttggacattcattcttgaagtgtccaggctcattgcattcatagcacatgaccttcttcttgtcaaatcttctgtcatcagaagattctccacgttcaaatttttttgaacttctgaagcctctgaacttcctttgcttggtcttccagagttgatttagccttctggagatcaaggacagttcatcttcttcttcagattctgattcttcgggatcttcttctctagcctgaaaagcgttagtgcatttcttgatattggattttaatgcaatagacttacctttcttttgaggctcatttgcgtccagctctatttcatgacttctcaaggcactgataagctcttccagagaaacttcattcagattctttgcaatcttgaatgcagtcaccataggaccccatcttctgggtaagcttctgatgatcttctttacgtgatcagccttggtgtatcccttgtcaagaactctcaatccagcagtaagagtttgaaatcttgaaaacatattttcaatgtcttcatcatcctccatcttgaaggcttcatacttctggattaaagcgagagctttagtctccttgacttgagcatttccttcatgagtcattttcaaggactcatatatgtcataggccgtttccctgttagatatcttctcatactcagcatgagagatagcattcagcaaaacagttctgcatttatgatgattcctgaaaagcttcttctgatcatcattcatttcttgccttgtcaactttacgccactggcatttactggatgtttgtaaccatccatcagaagatcccatagatcaccatctagaccaagaaagtaactttccagtttatctttccagtattcaaagttttcaccatcaaataccggcggtctagtataaccattgttaccgttgtattgctcagcagagccagatgtagatgcaggtgtagacttttcactttcatcaaccatcttttactgaagcgtttttctcttcctgaatcttttctaaacacagttaagtgcttgcaccttagaaccggcgctctgatgccaattgaaggatagaaaaacacttagaaagggggggtttgaataagtgtagttttaaaaaacttgacagataaaaataaattgcacagttatttttatcctggttcgttgttaactaaactactccagtccacccccgcagagatgatttacctcaactgaggatttaatccactaatcgcacggattacaatggttttccacttagtcagcaactaagtcttccagagtcttctgatcacacactgatcactccaggaacaactgcttagataccctctaagacttttctagagtatactgatccacacgatcactctagttacaacctgcttagataacctctaagacttcctagagtattctgatccacacgatcactctagttccttacaacttaatgtaatcaattctaagagtattacaattgcttcttaaaaagctataatcacaaactgtgatatttctcttaacgtttaagcttaatctcactaatatattacaacagcaatgtagtgagctttgatgaagatgaagattctgagctttgatttgaacagcgtttcagcaagttgatattcacagaataggtgtagaattggttaaccttgcttctcatcagaacttcatatttataggcgttggagaagatgaccgttgagtgcatttaatgctttgcgtgttccgtacagcatcgcatttaatgttatacgcttttgtcaactacctcgagccttgtacacgctgtgtctactgacgtagcctttaatagcttttaacgttccttctgtcagtcagcgtagcttgccacttgtacttccttctgatctgatgtttgtgaatacaacgtttgaatatcatcagagtcaaacagcttggtgcaaagcatcttctgatcttctgaccttgaagtgcttctgagcgtgataccatcagaacttcagtgcttctgttctcttgttcttctgatgcttccatagacccatgttctgattctgcttcgaccatcttctgatgtcttgccagaccatgttctgatgttgcatgctgaacccttgagacaaagcttctgagcgctgaattatgcatactctttatatatttcctgaaaaggaaattgcattggattagagtaccatattatcttaagcaaaattcatattattgttatcatcaaaactaagataattgatcagaacaattcttgttctaacaaaagtcTCTTGGATCCTGGACGTTTAGACCATTGACACTTTCGATGTTTCATTCCCTGAACTCTCAACAATTGGTATTAGAGTCGGGTTAGGCTCAGTGGGGGAGCGTAAGTAGATCCTAGTGTGGATCACGTCTAATGATATGGGTAACACTTGTGGGGGATTGTTCGGTGTTGAGTGTGAGTAGTTAAAGTCTCATATAAACTAAAAATGGATGAAAGAGGAATCTTCCTGCCACCCCCAAATAATACTTAGCACCCCACGCATCCTAAGTTTTTATCATATTAGCCCTGGATAATATTATATTTCCTTTACAAAAACTATCGGAGAAATCTGAGTTTTTACAAAACCTCTATAACTTTCTGGACATTTCACATACGCTGTCGATTTTTTTTCTTATGATGACAAGTTTGAATTTTTATCACAtttaaaaaaaaggtaaaattaccaaaaaaaaaaattgcattttctgAAAAATCCGGTAGAAATAAATACATTGaactagattttttttaattcgaTAAAAATTccgaattttttgaaaaatacggTAAAAAATACGTAGATTTTtctggattttaaaaaaaaaccgatAAAAATGCATACATTCACCCCGACATTTCAAAAAATCCAGAAAAGGGATGCATTTTACCGAATTTTGTGAAAAATCCAGAATGTTTTATGCATGTTTATCGCATTTTTCAAAAACTTTGTTATTGTATGCTTTGTTACcgtatattttgaaaattttagaaaGTGCAGAAGttcaagatattttgaaaaatatggtaTCCTaagaaaatttgttttattttttcaaagaagaCCAGAGACACAGATGGTATGATTGTTGGTCTACAGTGAGATATAGTTGTTTGGAGGGCTCGAGAGAGGGAAGGTGATGTGAAGGACTCGCATCTCAGGGCAGGGAGAGTGGCACTGGCCGTTCTCACAGGAGGTGACTGGCCGATTAGGCTCGGTTTCATGCACTCCGCACTATCCGAAGTATAGGATCTCGATCTGCTTCTGAATGGACGAGAGATATTGAGGATAATCCAGTTAATGTTCAAGCACCATCTGCACCACTCTATAATGACGTGCAGATGGTGGTAGAGGCACATGTGCCCCATTCGGAAGAGGTGCCTCATCCTTTTAAGGCAAAGGTTGCAGTTACTATAGAGGTTACTCTAGAGACAATTATTGAGGCACATACTCCTCATATGGATGTTGAGGCACCACCTATGACATCCCACGACCAATCCATGCTATTGCATGTGACGACATTGATAGTTGATTTTGTGGTAACATTATGAGGTATGCACGTGCCATTACAGATCGTGCAGTGGAGGTTTAGTTCCCTGCAGAGTGTGTAAATGGGTATTTGGACTAGTACCTTATTTTATCACACCCCTACATTATCCCACCTATGCAGTATGAAGATGATCTTGGACTTTCTCATGGTGGATCTTCACATGATGGATCTTCTTATGCTGGTGTTGGGGTACCTTCTGATGATGTGTCGCTGCCTACACCCCCTCCACATGGTGCGGATGACGCTCAGTGATTGCAGATGAAAGCAGTCATTATGGATAACCTCGTGGATTTGGTGAACCCAGATAGTGAGGTTCATCGTTTGGCATCGCAAACTGTACACATAGCCCGTGTGGAGCCTATTTAAAcgttactattatttttatgtattatttgtatattatgtGTAGTATTACTTAGACATTTGCCCAATATTGTTTATTAGATAACATTTTGGCATTTACATTGATGTATGATGAACGTAACTTAACATTTGACAAATGGTTACATAACTTAGACAGACGATTACATAACTTAAGAAAACAATGATAAATAAGAAAACATAAATACTACCAAATGATTCTAGATATTTCAACATCTTGATAATGTCGTCAACAGATCTATAAATTTTTGCATCGAACTCGATCCGTCCTTTTGTCAGCCTACGGTGATATGATCTCCACATAACTTTCAAATCTTCATCGGTCTTCAACTCAATAAGGgtgtatttcacccttccatcACTATCAATCCAATCTTCACAAAGCTCGATCTTAATCACCTTAATGTTATTTGTGTCGAACAACAAATCATTAAACTTGGATATCAAGATGGAGAGACATAAGCTGTCTTTCAGAAGTCGAAACTCTATGGGAGTTTTCACCCCGTTGAATTACACTTTTGCCTTAGACTAAAATTGGGGAAGAGGCATTGTAATATGTTCTTTTTAACAACTACACATGACCCATGTTTAAACGACTTTGAATTCATCATGAACCACACCGTACACTCAGTGCAATCACAAACGTATAAAAGTGTCTAACGTGCGCCATTTACTTCTTTACTATTTTATAACTCCCAGATTTTTCATAAATTGACTAAATATCTGGTAGCTACAGGATTTTGCTAAAAATCCATTACCAAGCAAATATTTCGGGTATTTTGAAATATATGGTGCACCGAATATTTCATATACACTACcagattttttttgttattaatcAGATTTTTTGGTTAAACTaccaaatttttatttgtttttaatttttggctTAAATTTCTATGATGGTAACATGGGTACTATTGAAATATGGGGGTGCAAGGTATAAAATGAGGGGTACAAGGTACATTTGTACGCATCAATAGTTTTCTCAACAATAATCTATATTCCCACCGATGATCAAGTTGAATATTACCTGACCAAATCGTGTTTGATGTCCGATACGTGCTTTGTCCAGATCCGCCCTATAAAGAGTAGTCCAATGATATGCATTGAGTTGAAActcaaaaaaattatgttttaatcaaTATATACCTACACTTCATATTAAAAATGTGTTTAGACTCTAACTCTTGTCAACATTTGACAACACCAACAGACATGATAGGATCATACATTATTCACATCTCACACCAATTTATCATATGAAATGAAAGAGAAATGAATAGGTAAACACATTGGATCATACATTAATTAATTAGACATTCTTACTTGAATCTGAAGCTGAAACTAAAATAAGTCAGCTTCAAATACTTCATAAGAAAAACACAGGTGCAGTAGATACTCATACACCAGTCCATAATATGTTCCATCTGAAAACAAGAACACTTACTAATATGTATCAAACACAAAAACACCATTCTATAGACATTGGAAACTAAACTACCATGTGTTAACAAACACTAAAAATTGAACTCTCAGATTCAGAATGAAACTGTCtggttcggtttttaaaacactgatatcTGGATATTATTAGGGTTTGATATCAGAATCATCCCAAGGAACATTAAGATCAGTTGAGACCAAAGAATCAATATCCTCCCAACTCCAATAGTTTGACATTTCCATGCCACTATTTCCTGTTGCGGGAATATTCTCCCATGGCTGTGTAATAGCACCACTAGTACTTGGCATTACAGTGTTGTTAAGAGATGAATCTTCCATGACTTTTATCTCTTCTCCATAGTTATATGCATTGGATGATCTCAAAGAGCTTGAGTTTGAGAATGGGAATATAAGGCTTTGGTTTTGAGGTAAATCCATAGATGAACTCAGAAAGATACCATTACCAATACCAAACTCTTCATTGTTACCTTGTGATGAATCTCTAGTACTCATCAGATTCTGAGATGGAAAAAAAGATGGTGGATGAATGAGAGGTTCATACATAGAAGGTGTGGTTGTGGCATTTGAGGTGGTGGGGGTGGGGGTGGTAATAGTAGTTTTTGAGGAGGTGCTAATAGTAGTTTTTGAGGAGGTGCTAATAGTAGTTGATTTTTTTACTCTTTTGTTCTTTCTAACACCACCAACAGGAACATTTCTTAGAGTTCCACCTTTAGTCCAATGTCTCTTACAAGCTCTACAGAAATGACGAGGTTGAGACTTGTTGTAATTGTTGTAGTAACAAAACTTGGTGTTTGTAGAATCACATCTTGGACAATTCACAGCTTCtagttgatgattttgttgttgttgttgatgttgttgttttctCATAGGTGAAGCTTTTGGTAGTTCTAAGGTTTGATCTTGTAACAAGGTTTGGTTCCAATCAACACCTCTACTAGAAACTTGCTTAGAACTCAAACCCATCTCTTAAGTTCAACCttctaaaataaagtttttttttcttgatgaaaaaaaaaagtgaaaatttttGGGACTTTGATTCAAGAGGAAGAAAAGAAAGTGTTAAGAAGGAGTTGATGAATGAgagtggtttggtttggtttgattgaaGGAAATGGCTAGGAAGGTGAGAAGAAGTGAGCatgtattttctttataagaatgTGTCTATATCTAATAGTAGTTATTTATGGCCTTATCTATCTGTAAAGGAACAATAATTATAACAAGGTCAAAAAAATTTACTTCAAATTGTGTgtggaaaaagagagaaagaagggGTATGGTTTAGTTTTGATAGTTACATGGAGGGGGTTTAGTGTTTTAGTGGAGGAAGTCCCATcaaatttaatttctaaaaattttaaattacggTTGCGGTTACAAATGTGATCGTAGTTTAGTATTGTATTTATAGTTATTGTAGTTGTTGTGATGCACATTACGGCAGTTGTAATGAATTTTATCATATaccattaaaaaatatttaatatttaaattttgaattttgacgtTAAAAAATCTGAACGAAGTTGTCTGATGCAATTTTTAATATGAAAGAACGTGTAAGTATGatcttcaaatttttttttaattatatatacaaCACCAAAATTAGCTATGGTTAAAATGTTGTAAAATCTATAGGATCTTATTTAACCATGAATAAACCATAAAAAAATGTGTATAAAAACTCTTCTAAACATTATTTAATTACATTAAATTGATTGAGATTAATtcaacaaaattttaaatttaatattt encodes:
- the LOC131623721 gene encoding dof zinc finger protein DOF3.1-like gives rise to the protein MGLSSKQVSSRGVDWNQTLLQDQTLELPKASPMRKQQHQQQQQNHQLEAVNCPRCDSTNTKFCYYNNYNKSQPRHFCRACKRHWTKGGTLRNVPVGGVRKNKRVKKSTTISTSSKTTISTSSKTTITTPTPTTSNATTTPSMYEPLIHPPSFFPSQNLMSTRDSSQGNNEEFGIGNGIFLSSSMDLPQNQSLIFPFSNSSSLRSSNAYNYGEEIKVMEDSSLNNTVMPSTSGAITQPWENIPATGNSGMEMSNYWSWEDIDSLVSTDLNVPWDDSDIKP